A stretch of Acidobacteriota bacterium DNA encodes these proteins:
- the thrS gene encoding threonine--tRNA ligase: protein MSHVTITLPDGSERSVPAGTPVTDFAKEALPGGVVRRALAAYVDDTLVDLSFPLTANARLRIVTPDGPDALALYRHSTAHLLAAAVTQLFPNAQCGIGPATDEGFFYDFVVDRPFVPEDLERIEARMKELAAQDLPYERQSWDRNEAIDFFTKRGEPLKVQLIREKTEGQSHVSCYTIKDRETFVDFCLGPHVPSTSKLKAFKVLNASNAYWKGDAQGTPMQRIYGTAFFKEDDLKQHLLRFEEAKKRDHRRLGKDLGLFTFHTWAPGAAFWLGKGTTLYNTLANYMRDVLFPAGYSEVKTPLIFNKALWETSGHWQHYRENMFLVEGRSETSDKTSEVVSPGAKGNDLRGPSDATAMGVKAMNCPGHMLVFGSETRSYRDLPLRLHEQTPLHRNEASGVLAGLTRVRQFSQDDAHCFVMESQIGEEVERLLRLVQRVYGDFGLSYEVKLSTRPAEFLGEKATWDHAEAELTRALQSTGTAYRVDEGDGAFYGPKIDFDVTDAIGRKWQCATIQLDYQMPQRFGLKYVGPDNQEHQPVVIHRAIFGSFERFIAMLIEHYAGAFPLWLAPVQMAVLPLADRHLEWAETVRTRLSEAGFRVQVDGRVEKIGYKIREAQLQKVPYMLVLGDREAAEQTVAVRSRTGGDQGARALEDFLTAARDEVLSRR, encoded by the coding sequence ATGTCTCACGTCACCATTACCCTGCCCGACGGATCCGAACGTAGTGTGCCAGCCGGCACACCCGTGACCGACTTTGCCAAAGAGGCGCTGCCAGGCGGTGTCGTTCGCCGTGCGTTGGCCGCGTATGTCGATGACACGTTGGTGGACCTGAGCTTCCCGCTCACGGCCAATGCCCGGCTGCGCATCGTGACGCCCGACGGGCCTGACGCGCTCGCCTTGTACCGGCATTCCACAGCGCACTTGCTGGCCGCTGCCGTCACGCAGCTCTTTCCGAACGCGCAGTGCGGGATCGGCCCCGCCACCGACGAGGGGTTCTTCTACGACTTCGTCGTGGACCGGCCGTTTGTGCCTGAAGATCTTGAGCGCATCGAAGCACGGATGAAGGAGCTGGCCGCGCAGGACCTGCCCTACGAACGGCAATCGTGGGATCGGAACGAGGCAATCGACTTCTTCACGAAGCGCGGCGAGCCCCTCAAGGTGCAGCTCATCCGGGAAAAGACCGAAGGCCAGAGTCACGTGTCCTGCTACACCATCAAGGACCGCGAGACCTTTGTGGACTTCTGTCTTGGTCCGCACGTGCCCAGCACCAGCAAGCTGAAGGCGTTCAAAGTGCTGAACGCGTCCAACGCGTACTGGAAGGGCGATGCGCAAGGTACGCCGATGCAGCGCATCTACGGCACCGCCTTCTTCAAGGAAGACGACCTCAAGCAGCACCTTCTGCGTTTCGAAGAAGCCAAAAAACGCGACCATCGTCGTCTCGGAAAAGACCTGGGCCTGTTCACGTTCCACACGTGGGCGCCCGGCGCGGCGTTCTGGCTGGGCAAGGGCACCACGCTGTACAACACGCTGGCCAACTACATGCGCGACGTGTTGTTCCCGGCCGGCTACAGCGAAGTGAAGACGCCGCTCATCTTCAACAAGGCGCTCTGGGAAACCTCCGGCCACTGGCAGCACTACCGCGAAAACATGTTCCTGGTTGAGGGCCGGAGCGAGACGAGCGATAAGACCTCTGAGGTCGTTTCCCCTGGAGCCAAAGGAAACGACCTCAGAGGTCCTTCCGATGCAACGGCGATGGGTGTCAAAGCCATGAACTGCCCCGGCCACATGCTGGTGTTCGGCAGCGAGACCCGGTCGTATCGCGATCTGCCGTTGCGCCTGCATGAACAGACGCCGCTTCACCGCAACGAGGCTTCAGGTGTGCTCGCCGGCCTCACGCGCGTGCGCCAGTTCTCGCAGGACGATGCGCATTGTTTTGTGATGGAGTCGCAGATCGGCGAGGAAGTCGAGCGGTTGCTGCGTCTGGTGCAGCGCGTGTACGGCGACTTCGGCCTGTCGTACGAAGTGAAGCTGTCCACACGCCCCGCGGAGTTTCTGGGTGAGAAGGCGACGTGGGACCACGCTGAGGCGGAGTTGACGCGCGCCCTGCAGTCCACCGGCACGGCCTATCGGGTGGACGAAGGCGACGGCGCGTTTTACGGGCCGAAGATCGACTTCGACGTCACCGACGCCATCGGCCGGAAGTGGCAGTGCGCCACCATCCAGCTCGACTACCAGATGCCGCAGCGTTTTGGGCTGAAGTACGTGGGCCCCGACAACCAGGAACACCAGCCGGTGGTGATCCACCGTGCGATTTTTGGCAGCTTCGAGCGGTTCATCGCGATGCTGATCGAGCACTACGCGGGGGCCTTCCCGTTGTGGCTGGCCCCGGTCCAGATGGCCGTGTTGCCGCTGGCCGACCGGCACCTCGAATGGGCGGAAACCGTCCGGACGCGACTGTCCGAGGCGGGTTTCCGGGTGCAGGTGGACGGGCGCGTCGAGAAGATTGGCTATAAGATTCGTGAGGCGCAGCTGCAAAAAGTGCCGTATATGCTGGTCCTGGGCGACCGGGAGGCGGCCGAACAGACGGTTGCGGTGCGGAGCCGGACGGGCGGAGACCAGGGCGCGAGGGCGTTGGAAGATTTCCTGACCGCGGCACGTGACGAAGTGCTCAGTCGGCGGTAA
- a CDS encoding HU family DNA-binding protein, with protein sequence MNKQDLIAKIANDAGLTKSSAAAAVESFLDGVAKALKKGGSVTLVGFGTFKTSARKARMGRNPQTGAAVKIPKRKVARFTAGKALKDLLN encoded by the coding sequence ATGAACAAGCAGGATCTGATCGCAAAAATCGCGAATGACGCAGGGTTGACCAAGTCGAGTGCAGCGGCAGCCGTGGAATCGTTTCTGGACGGTGTCGCCAAGGCCCTCAAGAAAGGTGGCTCGGTCACCCTCGTTGGATTCGGCACATTCAAGACCTCCGCCCGCAAGGCCCGCATGGGCCGCAACCCCCAGACGGGCGCCGCCGTGAAAATTCCCAAACGGAAAGTCGCGCGCTTCACCGCAGGCAAAGCCCTCAAGGACCTGTTGAATTAA